The DNA window CGTCCGCATCCTCGGCGGCCGCCGGGCCTGGGAGGACGGCATCGACGCGGTGCTCGCATCGGGGCTGCCGGCCGTCGTGCTCGGCGGCGAGCAGGCGCCGGATGCGGAGCTGATGGAATGCTCGACGGTCCCGGCCGGGACCGCGGCCGAGGCCCACACGTACCTCGCCGAGGGCGGCGCGGACAACCTGCGGCAACTGCACAACTTCCTGTCCGACACGGTGCTGCTCACCGGGTACGGATTCGAACCCGCCGTCCACCTGCCGACCTGGGGGATTCTCGAGCGCCGGGGTCCGAATGTCACATCGGTTCAGTCTGACGGAACCGATGTGACATTCGGCCAGCCGACCGTCGCGGTGCTCTACTACCGTGCCCAGCATCTGGCCGGGAACACCGCCTACATCGACGCGCTGTGCCGGGCGATCGAGGACGCCGGCGCGAATCCGCTCCCGATCTACTGCGCGTCGCTGCGCACCGCGCCCGCCGATCTGCTCGAGACGCTGGGCCGCGCCGACGCGCTGGTCGTGACCGTGCTCGCGGCCGGTGGTACCAAGCCCGCCAACGCGCAGGCCGGTGGCGACGACGAGGCGTGGGACGTCGCCGAACTCGCCGCGCTCGACGTGCCGATCCTCCAGGGCCTGTGCCTGACCAGCAGCCGCGAGACGTGGGAGGCCAACGACGACGGCATGTCCCCGCTGGACGTGGCCACCCAGGTGGCCGTCCCCGAGTTCGATGGCCGCCTGATCACCGTCCCGTTCTCGTTCAAGGAGATCGACGCCGACGGCCTCACCGCCTACGTGCCCGACGCCGAGCGCGCCGCCCGCGTCGCCGGGATCGCCGTCCGCCACGCGCGGTTGCGCCGGATCCCGAACCCGGACAAGAAGATCGCGCTGATGCTGTCGGCGTATCCGACCAAGCACGCGCGCATCGGCAACGCCGTCGGCCTGGACACCCCGGCCAGTGCGATCGACCTGCTCACGGCGATGCGTGAGCACGGCTACGACCTCGGACCGGTCGATGGCGACGACGCGCTGCCCGGCCTCGCCGCCCAGGACGGCGACGCGCTGATCCACGCGCTCATTGCCGCGGGCGGGCAGGATCCGGACTGGCTCACCGACGAGAAGCTCGAGGGCAACCCGATCCGCATCTCCGCCGCCCGCTACCGCGAGTGGTTCCAGACGCTGCCGCAGGACTTCCGTGACGGCGTCGAGGAGCATTGGGGCGCCGCACCGGGCGAGCTGTACGTGGACCGGTCGTCCGATCCCGAGGGCGAGATCGTCATCGCCGCCCTCCGGGCCGGCAACGTCGTGCTGATGGTGCAGCCGCCGCGCGGCTTCGGCGAGAACCCGGTCGCGATCTACCACGATCCCGACCTGCCGCCGAGCCACCACTACCTGGCCGCGTACCGCTGGCTCGCCGCCGACGCGGCTGCCGGAGGCTTTCAGGCCGACGCGATCGTGCACCTGGGCAAGCACGGCAACCTCGAATGGCTGCCCGGCAAGACACTGGGCATGTCGGCGTCGTGCGGTACCGACGCCGCTCTCGGCGACCTGCCGATGATCTACCCGTTCCTGGTCAACGACCCGGGCGAGGGCACGCAGGCCAAGCGCCGCGCGCACGCCACCCTGGTCGACCACCTGATCCCGCCGATGGCCCGCGCCGAGTCCTACGGCGACATCTCGCGGCTCGAGCAGCTGCTCGACGAGCACTCGAACATCTCCGCGCTGGACCCGGCGAAGCTGCCGGCGATCCGCCAGCAGATCTGGACGCTGATGCGGGCCGCGAAGATGGATCACGACCTGGGCCTGACCGAGCGTCCCGAGGAGGACGTGTTCGACGACATGCTCATGCACGTCGACGGCTGGCTGTGCGAGATCAAGGACGTCCAGATCCGCGACGGCCTGCACATCCTCGGCAAGGCGCCGGAGGGCGACGCCGAGGTGGAGCTGGTGCTCGCGATGCTCCGGGCCCGGCAGATGTGGGGCGGCGAGCAGACGGTGCCGGGTCTGCGGGAGGCACTGGGGCTCAGCGAAGCCGGCGACGAGGACCGCGGGCGGGTGGACGAGATCGAGGCGCGGGCGCACGCGCTGTTGGCCGCGCTGGCCGACGCGGGCTGGGACCCGGCTGCCGCCGACCGGCTGTCCGACGACGACACCGTCCGGCAGATCCTGCGCTTCGCCGCGACCGAGGTGGTGCCACGGCTGCGGCAGACGTCCGGCGAGATCGATCAGGTGCTGCACGCGCTCGACGGCGGCTTCATCGCGGCCGGCCCGTCCGGGTCCCCGCTGCGCGGGCTGATCAACGTGCTGCCGACCGGCCGCAACTTCTACTCCGTCGACCCCAAGGCGGTGCCGTCGCGGCTCGCGTGGGAGACCGGTCAGGCGATGGCCGAGTCGCTCGCCGCCCGCTACCGCGCCGACCACGGCGCGTGGCCCGAGTCGGTGGGACTGTCGGTGTGGGGCACGTCCGCGATGCGCACGTCCGGCGACGACATCGCCGAGGTGTTCGCGCTGCTCGGCGTCCGCCCGGTGTGGGACGAGGCGTCGCGTCGCGTCACGAGCCT is part of the Rhodococcus sp. SGAir0479 genome and encodes:
- the cobN gene encoding cobaltochelatase subunit CobN, which translates into the protein MILLLSTSDTDLLSARASGADYRWANPARLLVDEDLPALLHGVDLVVVRILGGRRAWEDGIDAVLASGLPAVVLGGEQAPDAELMECSTVPAGTAAEAHTYLAEGGADNLRQLHNFLSDTVLLTGYGFEPAVHLPTWGILERRGPNVTSVQSDGTDVTFGQPTVAVLYYRAQHLAGNTAYIDALCRAIEDAGANPLPIYCASLRTAPADLLETLGRADALVVTVLAAGGTKPANAQAGGDDEAWDVAELAALDVPILQGLCLTSSRETWEANDDGMSPLDVATQVAVPEFDGRLITVPFSFKEIDADGLTAYVPDAERAARVAGIAVRHARLRRIPNPDKKIALMLSAYPTKHARIGNAVGLDTPASAIDLLTAMREHGYDLGPVDGDDALPGLAAQDGDALIHALIAAGGQDPDWLTDEKLEGNPIRISAARYREWFQTLPQDFRDGVEEHWGAAPGELYVDRSSDPEGEIVIAALRAGNVVLMVQPPRGFGENPVAIYHDPDLPPSHHYLAAYRWLAADAAAGGFQADAIVHLGKHGNLEWLPGKTLGMSASCGTDAALGDLPMIYPFLVNDPGEGTQAKRRAHATLVDHLIPPMARAESYGDISRLEQLLDEHSNISALDPAKLPAIRQQIWTLMRAAKMDHDLGLTERPEEDVFDDMLMHVDGWLCEIKDVQIRDGLHILGKAPEGDAEVELVLAMLRARQMWGGEQTVPGLREALGLSEAGDEDRGRVDEIEARAHALLAALADAGWDPAAADRLSDDDTVRQILRFAATEVVPRLRQTSGEIDQVLHALDGGFIAAGPSGSPLRGLINVLPTGRNFYSVDPKAVPSRLAWETGQAMAESLAARYRADHGAWPESVGLSVWGTSAMRTSGDDIAEVFALLGVRPVWDEASRRVTSLEVIDLAELGRPRIDVTVRISGFFRDAFPHVLALLDDAVRLVAGLDESPEDNYVRAHAQADLAEHGDDRRATTRIFGSKPGTYGAGLLQLIDSKNWRDDADLAQVYTTWGGYAYGRGLDGVPASDDMRSAYKRIAVAAKNTDTREHDIADSDDYFQYHGGMVATVRALTGKAPEAYIGDSTRPDAVRTRTLSEETARVFRARVVNPRWLDAMRRHGYKGAFEMAATVDYLFGYDATTDVVADWMYEKLAETYVLDEQNRKFMSESNPWALHGISERLLEAVERKMWEEPSPEILDGLRQVYLETEGELEG